A section of the Flavobacterium sp. CG_23.5 genome encodes:
- a CDS encoding VCBS repeat-containing protein has translation MNNFLKIVLVSLLIVGCSKKQDHLFEKLSPEKSSITFNNQLDPSKNISILDYLYYYNGGGVALGDINNDGLVDVYFTSNQGKNKLYLNKGDDKFEDITSKSGVEGQSDWNAGTVMADVNGDGFLDIYVCAVVGINGFEGHNELFINNKDNTFTESAAHYGLDLDNYSSSAAFFDFDGDGDLDMYLLNHAVHSESSFGNAEIRNKRNYECGDKLFRNDNGKFVDVSEKAGIFGGANGYGLGLAISDFNLDGYPDIYVCNDFHEDDYYYLNNGDGTFTESLKKHFGHTSRFSMGVDVADINHDGFPDIMTLDMLPEDEKVLKSSLGDDNVQMLKLRTEKLGYHYQYTRNMLQLNQAGNNFKETALLSGVAATDWSWSALFADYDEDGEQDLFVSNGIPKRPNDLDYVKYYSNDQIKNKIATTKLLDKEALKKMPKGNVTNYVFQGSKDLMFNNRSSDWIENDSIISNGSGYADIDNDGDLDVITNNLNSVASVYINKTDKNANYLKLKLRFGGKNTFGIGTKVISYTKGKRQFKELQTTRGFQSSSEPIIHFGYGKITKVDSIVVIWPDKTYQTLKDVKTNQTLTIKANANRKTFDYNRLHPAILPIFKKVETNLGINFTHQENDFIDILVQKLIPYQRSDRGPANAIGDLNGDGKEDIFFGSSKDKKAVVYLQNAKGFSKKLFNEIDNDSIFEDASAIIGDFNNDKINDLFVASGGGENASNLQDRLYLAKNGQFIKSTLPKLTQNASVVKTFDYDKDGDLDIFVGNNSLNNRFGSTSVCYLLNNNKGVFTVVQSKVFSGIGMVTDAVVTDFNKDKKLDLIVVGEWMKPTFFANTNGQFKDVTATVFPEKSNGLWQSIIPFDIDHDGDLDYLVGNWGMNSKFVASQNFPMKMYYDDFDENGTFETIVAIAKKDQYYTTAGLDDLAEQFSGLVKKKFHSYKSFAGKTLEEVFDPKMLGKAKLYEVHNLKSGYLRNDKGKFVFVSFSNKMQVAPITSFVKANFDSDKKEEVFAAGNYFGVSPYHSRFDGFSGALIKTEKTIYMGNQIGIDLTQKAVRHLDIINFNGKKYLLITINNKPAEVYELPTSSN, from the coding sequence ATGAATAATTTTCTTAAAATAGTATTAGTTTCATTGCTGATTGTTGGTTGCTCCAAAAAACAAGATCATTTGTTTGAAAAACTGTCACCGGAGAAAAGTAGTATCACATTCAATAATCAGTTAGACCCATCAAAAAACATTTCTATTTTAGATTATCTCTATTATTATAATGGAGGAGGAGTTGCATTGGGCGATATCAACAATGATGGTTTAGTCGATGTTTATTTCACTTCAAATCAGGGAAAAAATAAATTGTATCTGAATAAAGGAGATGATAAATTTGAAGATATTACATCAAAATCAGGCGTTGAAGGACAAAGCGATTGGAATGCGGGAACGGTAATGGCTGATGTAAATGGTGATGGATTTTTAGATATCTATGTTTGCGCGGTTGTGGGTATCAATGGTTTTGAAGGTCATAATGAATTATTTATAAATAACAAGGATAATACTTTTACTGAGAGTGCAGCACACTATGGATTAGATCTTGATAATTATAGTTCTTCTGCGGCGTTTTTTGATTTTGACGGAGATGGAGATTTAGATATGTATCTGTTAAACCATGCTGTACATTCTGAATCGTCTTTTGGGAATGCCGAAATTAGAAATAAAAGAAACTATGAATGTGGGGATAAATTGTTTAGAAATGACAATGGAAAATTTGTTGATGTAAGCGAGAAAGCTGGCATTTTTGGCGGCGCAAATGGATATGGTTTAGGATTGGCTATTTCCGATTTTAATTTGGATGGATATCCCGACATTTACGTTTGTAATGATTTTCACGAAGACGATTATTATTATTTGAATAATGGTGATGGGACTTTTACTGAAAGTTTGAAAAAACATTTTGGGCATACCAGTAGATTTTCCATGGGTGTAGATGTTGCCGATATCAACCATGATGGTTTTCCGGATATTATGACTTTGGACATGCTTCCTGAAGATGAGAAAGTTTTGAAATCTTCATTAGGAGATGATAATGTGCAAATGCTCAAATTGAGAACTGAAAAATTAGGATATCATTATCAGTATACCAGAAATATGTTGCAATTGAATCAAGCTGGAAATAATTTTAAAGAGACTGCATTATTAAGTGGGGTTGCAGCTACTGATTGGAGTTGGAGCGCATTATTTGCTGATTATGATGAGGATGGCGAACAAGATTTATTTGTATCTAATGGAATTCCAAAGCGACCGAACGACTTAGATTATGTAAAATATTATTCTAACGATCAAATAAAAAACAAAATCGCCACCACCAAATTGTTAGATAAAGAAGCATTGAAAAAGATGCCCAAAGGCAATGTAACGAATTACGTTTTTCAAGGCTCAAAAGATTTAATGTTTAATAATAGATCTAGCGATTGGATTGAAAATGATTCGATTATTTCAAATGGGAGCGGTTATGCTGACATTGACAACGATGGAGATTTAGATGTTATCACCAATAATTTAAATAGCGTCGCATCAGTATACATTAATAAAACAGATAAAAATGCCAATTATTTGAAATTGAAACTTCGTTTTGGAGGGAAAAATACTTTTGGGATTGGGACAAAAGTGATCTCTTATACGAAAGGAAAAAGACAATTTAAAGAGTTGCAGACCACAAGAGGTTTTCAATCTTCATCAGAGCCAATAATTCATTTTGGATATGGTAAAATCACAAAAGTAGATTCGATAGTAGTCATTTGGCCGGATAAAACCTATCAAACTTTGAAGGATGTAAAAACCAATCAGACATTGACAATAAAAGCTAATGCTAACAGAAAAACTTTTGATTATAATAGATTACATCCTGCCATTTTACCCATTTTTAAAAAGGTAGAAACTAATTTGGGAATTAATTTTACCCATCAAGAAAATGATTTTATAGACATTCTTGTTCAAAAATTAATTCCTTATCAACGCTCTGACAGAGGTCCAGCAAATGCAATTGGAGATTTGAATGGAGATGGAAAAGAAGATATATTTTTTGGTAGTTCAAAAGATAAAAAAGCAGTTGTTTATCTTCAAAACGCGAAAGGGTTTTCTAAGAAATTATTTAATGAAATTGACAATGATTCAATCTTTGAAGATGCGTCAGCTATAATTGGGGATTTCAATAATGATAAAATAAATGACTTATTTGTGGCTTCCGGCGGAGGTGAAAATGCATCTAATTTGCAAGACCGATTGTACTTAGCTAAAAATGGTCAATTTATTAAATCAACACTGCCAAAGTTAACTCAAAACGCTTCAGTTGTTAAAACTTTCGATTACGATAAAGATGGAGATTTAGATATTTTTGTGGGTAATAATTCCTTGAATAATAGATTTGGAAGCACATCAGTTTGTTATTTATTGAACAATAATAAAGGGGTTTTTACGGTTGTTCAAAGTAAAGTTTTTTCCGGTATAGGAATGGTTACAGATGCCGTTGTGACCGATTTCAATAAGGACAAAAAACTCGATTTAATTGTTGTTGGAGAATGGATGAAACCAACTTTTTTCGCTAATACCAATGGGCAATTCAAGGATGTTACGGCAACCGTTTTCCCCGAAAAAAGCAATGGATTATGGCAGTCGATTATTCCTTTTGATATTGACCATGATGGTGATCTAGATTATTTGGTAGGGAATTGGGGAATGAATTCAAAATTTGTGGCTTCGCAAAATTTTCCAATGAAAATGTATTATGATGATTTCGATGAAAATGGCACATTTGAAACTATTGTTGCGATAGCAAAGAAAGATCAATATTATACAACCGCAGGGTTAGATGATTTGGCTGAACAATTTAGTGGGTTAGTTAAAAAGAAATTTCACAGTTATAAATCATTTGCAGGCAAAACACTTGAAGAAGTTTTTGATCCTAAAATGCTCGGAAAAGCTAAACTCTATGAAGTACATAATTTGAAATCTGGTTATTTGAGAAATGACAAAGGAAAATTTGTTTTTGTTTCTTTTTCGAATAAAATGCAAGTAGCTCCAATTACTAGTTTTGTAAAAGCAAATTTTGATTCAGATAAAAAAGAAGAAGTTTTTGCTGCAGGAAATTATTTTGGAGTTTCGCCTTATCACAGTCGATTTGATGGATTTTCTGGAGCATTAATAAAAACTGAAAAAACAATTTATATGGGAAATCAGATAGGAATCGATTTAACTCAAAAGGCCGTTCGTCATTTAGACATTATCAATTTCAATGGTAAAAAGTATTTATTAATTACCATAAACAATAAACCAGCTGAAGTTTACGAACTTCCAACATCTTCAAATTAG
- a CDS encoding vanadium-dependent haloperoxidase gives MKFKYITLTAIIFLFVSCKKESTIIVSPDDYGASIDNVTQILIHDIFSPPVASRIYAYPNIAAFEVIAQNSNKYSSLQKQLNGLDSIPVLDPKSGVNKNVAALVAHMEVSKALVFSEELVEKFRDSLYQKWGNENQKEFEVSKEYGLKVAERIKKWMGKDNYKETRTMPKFSVYTNQPGRWQPTPPAYMDAIEPHWGEIRTMALDSASQFKPIPALTFSVNKNSPFFKQVQEVYDISQQMIKKGDSSEEMKMAQFWDCNPYVTVNQGHMMFAKKKITPGGHWMGIVKIACKKSNSDFEKTVYAYTKTSVGLFDAFISCWEEKYRSNVVRPETVINQNIDENWKPLLQTPPFPEYCSGHSVASACSAAILTSIFGDNFAYLDDTELPYGLPIRNFKSFNDAAKEAAMSRLYGGIHYKAAILNGITQGSNLGTFIVTKIKMTK, from the coding sequence ATGAAATTTAAATATATAACCTTAACAGCAATAATTTTTCTTTTTGTTTCCTGTAAAAAGGAATCCACTATTATTGTGAGCCCTGATGATTATGGTGCTTCTATTGATAATGTTACTCAAATTCTGATTCACGATATTTTTTCTCCACCGGTGGCCAGCAGGATTTATGCTTATCCTAATATTGCTGCTTTTGAAGTAATTGCTCAAAACAGTAATAAATATTCTTCGCTTCAAAAGCAATTGAATGGATTAGATTCGATACCGGTTTTAGACCCGAAAAGTGGTGTTAATAAAAACGTGGCTGCACTTGTGGCACATATGGAAGTAAGTAAGGCATTAGTTTTTTCTGAAGAATTAGTGGAGAAGTTCAGGGACAGTTTGTACCAGAAATGGGGAAATGAAAACCAAAAAGAATTTGAAGTTTCTAAAGAATATGGCCTAAAAGTAGCTGAGCGCATCAAAAAATGGATGGGGAAAGACAATTATAAAGAAACTCGAACAATGCCAAAATTTTCAGTTTATACGAATCAACCAGGGAGATGGCAACCTACGCCTCCTGCTTATATGGATGCGATAGAACCGCATTGGGGAGAAATCAGGACGATGGCTTTGGACTCTGCTTCACAGTTTAAACCAATACCTGCACTAACTTTTTCGGTAAATAAGAATTCTCCTTTTTTCAAACAAGTACAAGAAGTGTACGACATAAGTCAGCAAATGATAAAAAAAGGGGACTCTTCTGAGGAAATGAAAATGGCGCAATTCTGGGATTGTAATCCTTATGTTACAGTTAATCAAGGACACATGATGTTTGCCAAAAAGAAAATAACTCCGGGAGGTCATTGGATGGGGATTGTAAAAATAGCCTGTAAGAAATCGAATTCCGATTTTGAAAAAACAGTTTATGCTTACACTAAAACTTCAGTGGGACTTTTTGATGCTTTCATAAGCTGTTGGGAAGAGAAATATCGCAGTAACGTTGTAAGACCTGAAACTGTAATAAATCAAAATATTGATGAAAATTGGAAACCATTATTACAAACACCTCCATTCCCAGAATATTGTAGTGGTCACTCTGTTGCTTCGGCTTGTTCTGCAGCAATATTAACTTCTATTTTTGGGGATAATTTTGCTTATTTGGATGATACGGAATTGCCATATGGATTACCAATCAGGAATTTTAAATCGTTTAATGACGCAGCAAAAGAAGCAGCTATGAGTAGGCTTTATGGTGGAATCCACTATAAGGCAGCTATATTAAATGGAATAACTCAAGGAAGTAATTTAGGTACTTTCATTGTTACCAAAATAAAAATGACCAAATAA
- a CDS encoding GyrI-like domain-containing protein, producing the protein MTDRKKIAVLLSVLFSIVLFWYLFIKKSDYFISFKVNTATGTVFQGVQDWSALRLANQKENYTTLEKRNFDFIKQEMEKENMRMEYTWDMKSINDSVTSVRVGIKDFNNSIYNRITAPFFSTEFKLDQIQKITEFKNGLNDHIKFFKVKIDGEGSSEETFVAYIKLKSVLQEKAQTMIMNDNIITEFIETNKIKIVGTPYLEIESWNLDKETVSFNYCFPIAKNTKFIPNEKVKFKTIPAIKGLKASYFGNFRTSDRAWFALLDYAKKHDYKLENKPLEHFLANPFNGGNELEWETQIIIPFASK; encoded by the coding sequence ATGACTGATAGAAAAAAAATTGCAGTACTACTTAGTGTTTTGTTTTCAATAGTTTTATTTTGGTATTTATTCATAAAAAAAAGTGATTATTTCATATCATTTAAGGTTAATACTGCGACGGGAACGGTTTTTCAAGGTGTACAGGATTGGTCTGCATTAAGATTAGCAAATCAAAAAGAAAATTATACCACTTTGGAAAAGAGAAATTTTGATTTCATTAAGCAAGAAATGGAAAAAGAGAATATGCGTATGGAATATACTTGGGATATGAAATCCATAAATGATTCGGTAACTTCCGTACGTGTTGGAATAAAGGATTTCAACAACAGTATTTACAATAGAATTACAGCTCCTTTTTTTAGCACGGAGTTTAAATTAGATCAAATCCAAAAAATAACAGAATTTAAAAATGGGTTAAATGATCACATTAAATTCTTCAAAGTAAAAATTGATGGAGAAGGAAGTTCTGAAGAAACATTTGTTGCCTATATAAAACTTAAAAGTGTTTTGCAGGAAAAAGCACAAACAATGATTATGAATGACAACATAATTACAGAATTTATAGAAACTAATAAAATTAAAATAGTAGGAACACCGTACTTAGAAATCGAAAGTTGGAATCTAGATAAAGAAACCGTCAGTTTTAATTATTGTTTTCCGATTGCCAAAAACACAAAATTTATTCCAAATGAAAAAGTAAAATTCAAAACAATCCCTGCTATTAAAGGATTAAAGGCTTCTTATTTTGGAAACTTCAGAACTTCTGACCGAGCGTGGTTTGCTTTGTTAGATTATGCCAAAAAACACGATTATAAATTAGAAAATAAACCTTTAGAGCATTTTCTTGCAAATCCTTTCAATGGAGGAAATGAATTGGAATGGGAAACGCAAATCATCATTCCTTTCGCTTCAAAATAA
- a CDS encoding MFS transporter encodes MNLKLKLSFWQIINMNVGFFGIQYSFGLQQSAVNPIYDFLHASPDQIPILNLAGPLTGLLIQPIIGAMSDKTWHPRWGRRKPYFFIGAIVCSIALFLFPFSSSLWMAAGLLWILDVGNNTAMEPYRAFIADTLNEDQQPVGFQAQSFFTGFGQFLAYISLFLFPIVFVGYTGSLPTWIYASFFLGAVLSVSSILWSMSKTKEIPPTEAELAILKAEPLNIFSPFIDIYKAVLEMPTVMWQLFLVYLFQWYAMMCYWQNNSKSIALSVWNVTPMNAVGYEKAVEWNGLIGAFGFIVTFSIAFYLAKLAKKHGAKMIHFVCLLFGAVSFLVFPIVHNQYVFFAVVIGYGIAWASMMGIPYLMVVSEIPKERYGVYMGIINMMIVIPMIIQNLSFGYILKNFLDNDPRQAISFAGVLVLIGAFCTLLIKSKKVSPQ; translated from the coding sequence ATGAATTTGAAATTAAAATTGAGTTTTTGGCAGATAATCAATATGAATGTTGGTTTTTTTGGCATACAATACAGCTTTGGCTTGCAACAAAGTGCTGTAAATCCTATCTATGATTTTTTACATGCAAGTCCAGATCAAATTCCGATACTAAATCTTGCAGGACCTTTAACTGGTTTATTGATTCAACCTATAATTGGAGCAATGAGTGATAAAACTTGGCATCCAAGATGGGGAAGGCGGAAACCTTATTTTTTTATTGGAGCTATAGTTTGTAGTATCGCTTTATTTCTATTTCCATTTAGCAGTTCATTGTGGATGGCGGCTGGTTTGCTTTGGATTCTGGATGTTGGTAACAATACCGCAATGGAGCCTTATCGTGCTTTTATTGCCGATACATTAAACGAAGACCAGCAGCCTGTAGGCTTTCAGGCGCAAAGTTTTTTTACCGGTTTCGGGCAGTTTTTGGCCTATATTTCTCTTTTTCTATTTCCAATTGTTTTCGTTGGTTACACTGGATCCTTGCCCACTTGGATCTATGCGTCCTTTTTTCTAGGAGCGGTACTTTCAGTGTCTTCCATTTTGTGGAGTATGAGCAAGACAAAAGAGATTCCGCCAACAGAAGCAGAATTGGCAATTTTAAAAGCTGAGCCATTAAATATTTTTTCACCATTTATTGATATTTATAAAGCGGTTCTAGAGATGCCAACGGTTATGTGGCAACTGTTTTTGGTTTATTTATTTCAGTGGTATGCTATGATGTGTTATTGGCAAAATAATTCAAAAAGTATTGCTTTGTCCGTTTGGAATGTAACCCCGATGAATGCAGTAGGCTACGAAAAAGCGGTTGAGTGGAACGGATTGATCGGTGCTTTTGGGTTTATAGTTACTTTTTCAATTGCCTTTTATTTGGCAAAATTAGCCAAAAAACATGGTGCGAAAATGATTCATTTTGTCTGTCTTTTATTTGGAGCTGTTTCTTTTTTGGTTTTTCCAATTGTACATAATCAATACGTGTTTTTTGCAGTGGTTATTGGCTACGGAATTGCTTGGGCAAGTATGATGGGAATTCCATATTTAATGGTGGTTTCTGAGATTCCTAAAGAAAGGTATGGCGTTTACATGGGTATTATTAATATGATGATTGTTATCCCAATGATTATCCAAAACCTATCATTTGGTTATATTTTAAAGAATTTCTTAGATAACGATCCCCGTCAAGCAATCAGTTTTGCGGGCGTATTAGTACTCATCGGTGCTTTTTGCACCCTTTTGATTAAAAGTAAAAAAGTTTCACCACAATAA
- a CDS encoding glycoside hydrolase 100 family protein, with protein MNSDLSYTKAIELLQKVSSSEGFLASAQNISNYKRVWARDGVICGLAALASGDEKLIETFRKTLETLANNQHHNGTIPSNVMTNGDQVEVSYGGLAGRVDAVTWFVIGICQYAYYTKDIAFVAKYDTEIEKCFALLEAWEFNNRGLLYVPLSGNWADEYITDGYVLYDQLLRIWALKSYNHFAHDDLITDKIKAIIEQLEINFTPNSVGEKYHERAYHEVNIQKYMPCSFSPAGYKTQFDAFANSLALYLNIGSEDFQNVVLEYSLALKDGMPLQLLPAFWPPIKESDLDWNLLKNNCKYEFRNYPNEFHNGGSWPMVNGFFGLALLAKEKNDEASRLLNAINKANAVEDFSFYENFNSETKAPNGVPFCAWSAAATVMLHQSINANFKFLV; from the coding sequence ATGAATAGTGATTTGAGTTATACAAAAGCCATTGAGCTGCTCCAGAAAGTATCTTCAAGCGAAGGTTTTCTTGCGAGTGCCCAAAATATTTCCAATTATAAAAGAGTCTGGGCTCGCGATGGTGTGATTTGTGGATTGGCAGCTTTGGCTTCCGGCGATGAAAAATTAATTGAAACATTCCGTAAAACATTAGAAACATTAGCTAATAACCAACATCATAACGGAACGATTCCTTCTAATGTAATGACAAATGGCGACCAAGTGGAAGTTAGTTATGGCGGATTGGCAGGAAGAGTTGATGCGGTGACTTGGTTCGTAATTGGGATTTGTCAATATGCCTATTACACAAAAGATATCGCTTTCGTGGCAAAATACGATACTGAAATTGAAAAATGTTTTGCGCTCTTAGAAGCTTGGGAATTCAATAATAGAGGACTTTTGTATGTGCCTCTTTCAGGAAATTGGGCGGATGAATATATTACGGATGGTTATGTTTTATACGATCAATTGCTTCGGATTTGGGCTTTAAAAAGTTACAATCATTTTGCGCATGACGATTTAATTACAGACAAAATCAAAGCAATAATAGAACAACTTGAAATCAATTTTACTCCGAATTCAGTTGGTGAAAAATACCATGAACGAGCATACCATGAAGTAAATATTCAAAAATACATGCCCTGTTCATTTTCGCCGGCAGGATACAAAACGCAGTTTGATGCTTTTGCAAATTCTTTGGCTTTGTATTTAAACATTGGTTCTGAAGATTTTCAAAATGTTGTTTTAGAATATTCATTGGCACTCAAAGATGGAATGCCTTTACAACTGTTACCCGCTTTTTGGCCCCCAATAAAAGAGAGTGATTTAGACTGGAACTTACTTAAAAATAATTGTAAATACGAATTCAGGAATTACCCTAATGAGTTTCATAATGGAGGAAGCTGGCCGATGGTCAATGGTTTTTTTGGATTGGCATTACTTGCTAAAGAAAAAAATGATGAAGCTTCACGATTATTAAATGCCATAAATAAGGCCAATGCTGTGGAGGATTTTAGTTTCTATGAAAATTTTAACAGCGAAACCAAAGCACCGAACGGCGTTCCTTTTTGTGCATGGAGCGCAGCTGCAACAGTGATGTTGCATCAGAGTATCAATGCTAACTTTAAATTTTTAGTGTAA
- a CDS encoding carbohydrate kinase family protein, protein MEKTIDILCVGEVLIDFIGHEVNTSINRTKDYHRFLGGSPTNVAVNASRLGLKSALIATCGQDGLGEYIVRKLKENNVITTQVNKLEGVPTSIILVSKSSGTPDFIPYREADYQIAKSQITDELLGSAKIFHTTCFALSKNPARTTILESAKKAKELGLQTSIDINFSERIWPDREEAKDVLKDYLATNPLVKLSEDDCYRLFAESKTEDFIFEYFHGLGAATICLTKGKDGVVLSNTDFGMFYQKALPVEDIKDTTGAGDAFWTGFLYAQLEQKNLEESITIAQKLAVLKLQNVGRLPENINFKDYLNIES, encoded by the coding sequence GTGGAAAAAACAATAGATATACTATGTGTTGGCGAAGTACTGATTGATTTTATAGGTCATGAAGTAAATACATCAATTAATAGAACAAAGGATTACCATCGTTTTCTGGGTGGTTCACCTACTAATGTGGCTGTGAATGCTTCAAGATTAGGCTTGAAATCAGCTTTAATTGCTACTTGCGGGCAGGATGGTTTGGGCGAGTATATTGTTCGAAAATTAAAAGAGAATAATGTGATTACTACTCAAGTTAATAAACTAGAGGGTGTTCCAACTTCTATTATTCTTGTTTCCAAATCTTCTGGAACTCCAGATTTTATTCCATATCGAGAAGCGGATTATCAGATTGCAAAAAGCCAAATTACAGATGAATTACTGGGAAGTGCTAAAATATTTCACACAACTTGTTTTGCATTAAGCAAAAATCCAGCCCGAACAACTATTCTAGAAAGTGCTAAAAAAGCAAAAGAGTTAGGATTACAAACGAGCATCGATATCAATTTTTCGGAAAGAATATGGCCAGATAGAGAAGAGGCAAAAGATGTTTTGAAGGATTATCTAGCTACAAATCCTTTGGTGAAATTAAGCGAGGACGATTGTTACCGACTTTTTGCGGAATCAAAAACAGAAGATTTTATTTTTGAATATTTTCATGGATTAGGTGCGGCAACTATTTGTTTGACAAAAGGAAAGGACGGAGTTGTCTTGTCGAATACTGATTTTGGTATGTTTTATCAAAAAGCTTTGCCAGTCGAGGATATAAAAGATACCACTGGTGCTGGAGACGCTTTTTGGACGGGATTTTTATATGCGCAATTAGAACAAAAAAATCTCGAAGAATCCATTACGATAGCCCAGAAATTAGCAGTTCTCAAACTTCAAAATGTGGGGAGATTACCCGAAAATATTAATTTTAAAGACTACTTAAATATCGAATCATAA
- a CDS encoding MFS transporter, with the protein MRKSTVKIAMYLNYFVFAILLNSVGIVILKSQRNYGVDELQASILEAFKDLPIAIVSFLIASFLPRIGYKRAMLIGLALVSVACVSMYFGNSFNTAKLLFATVGVSFALIKVSVYSLIGTVTDNQQEHNSLMSSIEGVFMIGIAVAYFLFPAFNSEGNPDAWLNVYWLLAGISLVSFGFLFFAKFENQTEIPGVDLADDFKQMFKLFAKLLTIVFVISAFLFVMIEQGIMSWLPTFNSKVLHLPENISIMMASILAISLAIGRLLAGVITKKVNWIWVLSVCIVMAMLIVVFVLPKTVGLDVKEINSLSDIPLIGFAFPLVGLFIAPIYPLLNSVVLSALPKKLHSSMTGLIVVFSALGGTLGSRVIGYLFKNEGPENAFYYTLIPMSLLLVSFFILKKLTSDNTQVLHVKNVSH; encoded by the coding sequence ATGAGAAAAAGTACTGTAAAAATAGCCATGTATCTAAACTACTTTGTGTTTGCCATCCTGTTGAACAGTGTTGGAATTGTAATATTAAAATCCCAAAGAAATTATGGTGTTGATGAATTGCAAGCGAGTATTTTAGAAGCTTTTAAGGATTTGCCTATCGCTATAGTTTCTTTTTTGATCGCTTCTTTTTTACCCAGAATTGGATATAAAAGAGCGATGCTTATTGGATTAGCATTGGTTTCTGTTGCCTGTGTGAGTATGTATTTTGGAAATTCATTTAACACCGCGAAATTGCTTTTTGCAACTGTGGGTGTTTCATTTGCTTTGATAAAAGTATCTGTATATTCACTTATTGGAACCGTGACAGATAATCAACAGGAACATAATAGCTTGATGAGTAGTATAGAAGGAGTATTCATGATTGGGATTGCGGTAGCTTATTTTTTGTTTCCAGCTTTCAATTCGGAAGGGAATCCAGACGCCTGGCTCAATGTATATTGGTTATTGGCGGGAATTTCATTGGTGTCTTTTGGATTTTTATTTTTCGCCAAATTTGAAAATCAAACTGAAATACCGGGAGTTGATTTAGCGGACGACTTCAAACAAATGTTCAAATTATTTGCAAAATTATTAACGATCGTATTTGTAATAAGTGCTTTCTTATTTGTCATGATAGAGCAGGGAATAATGTCTTGGCTACCCACTTTTAATAGTAAAGTGTTGCATCTCCCAGAGAATATAAGTATTATGATGGCAAGTATTTTGGCAATTTCATTGGCAATTGGCAGGCTTTTGGCTGGTGTGATAACTAAAAAAGTAAATTGGATTTGGGTGCTTAGCGTTTGCATCGTGATGGCTATGTTAATTGTGGTTTTTGTGCTTCCAAAAACAGTTGGATTGGATGTAAAAGAAATCAATTCGCTTAGCGATATTCCATTAATTGGTTTTGCTTTTCCGTTGGTAGGACTTTTTATAGCACCAATATATCCACTTTTGAATTCGGTTGTTTTAAGTGCATTACCTAAAAAACTCCACAGCTCCATGACTGGATTGATTGTTGTTTTCTCCGCACTTGGAGGTACTCTGGGTTCTAGAGTTATTGGGTACTTATTCAAAAATGAAGGTCCTGAAAATGCATTTTATTATACTTTGATTCCTATGTCCTTATTGCTTGTTTCTTTCTTTATATTGAAAAAACTTACTTCGGACAATACTCAAGTTTTGCATGTTAAAAACGTTAGTCATTAA